One window of the Pieris rapae chromosome 13, ilPieRapa1.1, whole genome shotgun sequence genome contains the following:
- the LOC110992238 gene encoding activating transcription factor 7-interacting protein 1 isoform X3 — protein sequence MQMVIKTTDIWKCRKMQLIFDSDTDADIRKVNMAVINSENINEKFSSDRLLDKLSQNECVEDVKKSADDEVTSTDNIENNSDTGIDSIKNHAKIDTVFQDHTVKIENEEDSKNIIPEIVNNHEKSNLNTHSNESDKKGVLELKLPSELKEKVETECNEKDILRVNMSEVCNQKETVKTDIKNSSSFCSKEEIDEENATPLIITLNDSLEKMDVDKDQESNAEISTINIEVSSIEQSSKNNIENKTLSERKIDLGNESVNAALPHSEDSPNKLNDHVKHDAVNINNNVDLIVESSNVKLDKSPKKEVAKCETFMPMAVSDENVKTDITQVTGETHVDTNTIEINDDSSQDDISQKEPSVNNSTSVSPTNKDDKLKGNNVSSLHTKNTKDELSKSSVKELGNLNEKDESVCITKKDANNLMNKPKIEEDKSLDSNVQSRSSIEQKKEIQVSLNSKLSNTLDILSDDDDNQVSGQNNDLQETIKQCINVEEDDDILLIDDEDTSSGEKKIPANNLSLIPAEDVKEILENNQVHSEVKLEKETNNLAVAKDMNESDVKDEKDTAESDTVKVKNEAEIPSPPPVKPLLPTNFLSLCKKNVSEMTRNDLEEFCIMKIVESVVDRGNIGDMKSQLKKMAVSLDDHRNKIKSITKQNQDLQVILRSVQEACRKNSLVTPLKITRSVGIQVVMAEKSKQKASSQNNAITTSPAKPVRSPSLQNKSKQNTTPTQNIPVPRLVPAKSSPSNIVQNQTPNNKVPINVQPTSLRPAAPRPEKRPFSKSQTGSDTVDLTDDEPPNKVVTRPGNQAVRVISPQNLMPPQRVPMVNSPRKVYIPIGSGQVANIRPTQQGYMVKPGNNQNVRQRVPGMRRFHPAPLPESGKQYQALSWKAIPPAPEIKLSKVENGIVISWKLDSYREEVHENIASYQIYAYQETPSPPSTNLWKKIGDVKALPLPMACTLTQFVPGFKYYFAVRAVDVRSRQGSFSNPGNIMLLNK from the exons ATGCAGATG gTCATTAAAACAACCGATATATGGAAATGCAGAAAAATGCAATTGATTTTCGATAGTGATACAGATGCCGACATCAGGAAAGTAAATATGGCAGTCATTAattcagaaaatattaatgaaaaattttcCAGTGACAGATTGCTCGATAAATTAAGTCAAAACGAATGTGTAGAAGATGTAAAGAAATCGGCTGATGATGAAGTCACCAGTACTgataatatagaaaacaaCTCGGATACGGGAATTGATTCGATTAAAAACCATGCTAAAATAGATACCGTATTTCAGGATCATAccgtaaaaatagaaaatgaagaagactcaaaaaatattattccagAAATAGTAAACAATCACGAAAAGTccaatttaaatacacatagCAATGAATCCGACAAAAAAGGTGTTCTTGAGCTTAAATTACCATcggaattaaaagaaaaagttgAAACTGAGTGCAACGAAAAAGACATTTTACGGGTGAATATGTCAGAAGTGTGCAATCAAAAAGAAACAGTCAAaactgatattaaaaattcatctTCATTCTGTTCTAAAGAAGAAATTGATGAAGAAAATGCGACACcactaataataactttaaatgatAGCTTGGAAAAAATGGATGTTGATAAAGATCAAGAAAGCAATGCTGAAATTtctacaataaatattgaagtaaGTTCAATTGAACAGTCTTCCAAgaacaatattgaaaataaaacattgagtGAGAGAAAAATTGATTTAGGAAACGAATCGGTTAATGCAGCACTGCCGCACTCCGAAGACTcgccaaataaattaaatgatcatGTTAAACATGAtgcagtaaatattaataataatgtagatTTAATTGTAGAGAGTTCTAATGTTAAACTAGATAAGTCACCTAAAAAAGAAGTAGCAAAATGCGAAACATTTATGCCCATGGCCGTAAGCgatgaaaatgttaaaacagACATTACTCAAGTAACAGGTGAAACTCACGTAGACACAAACACTATTGAAATTAATGATGACAGTTCTCAGGACGATATAAGTCAAAAGGAACCCTCAGTTAACAATTCCACTTCAGTTTCTCCTACAAATAAAGATGATAAGCTAAAAGGAAATAATGTCTCGTCGCTTCatactaaaaatactaaagaCGAATTATCAAAAAGCAGCGTCAAAGAATTaggtaatttaaatgaaaaagacGAATCTGTTTGTATAACTAAGAAAGATGCCAATAATCTGATGAATAAACCGAAGATTGAAGAAGATAAATCTTTAGATAGTAATGTACAAAGTAGGTCATCTATAGaacaaaagaaagaaattcAAGTATCCCTTAATAGTAAGTTGTCTAAtactttagatattttatctgatgatgatgataatcAAGTAAGTGGACAAAATAATGATCTTCAAGAAACAATCAAACAATGTATTAATGTAGAAGAGGatgatgatattttattaattgatgaCGAAGACACCTCCAGCGGAGAAAAGAAAATCCCAGCAAATAACTTATCACTTATACCTGCAGAGGATGTTAAAGAAATACTAGAAAATAATCAAGTTCattcagaagtgaaacttgaAAAGGAAACCAATAATTTGGCGGTTGcaaaag ATATGAATGAATCAGATGTAAAGGATGAAAAAGATACAGCAGAATCTGATACAGTAAAGGTGAAAAATGAAGCAGAGATACCATCTCCTCCTCCAGTTAAACCTCTGTTGCCTACAAACTTTTTGTCACTATGCAAGAAAAACGTCTCTGAAATGACTCGGAATGATCTAGAAGAATTCTGTATTATGAAAATAGTGGAAAGCGTAGTTGATAGGGGTAACATCGGCGATATGAAAtcacaattaaagaaaatggCTGTATCTTTAGATGaccatagaaataaaattaagtcgattacaaaacaaaatcaagATCTCCAAGTAATTTTAAGATCGGTTCAGGAAGCATGCCGAAAAAATTCGTTAGTAACTCCATTAAAAATTACACGTTCTGTCGGTATTCAAGTCGTGATGGCCGAGAAGTCTAAACAAAAAGCTTCAAgtcaaaataatgcaataaCAACCTCGCCAGCAAAGCCCGTACGCTCTCCATCGCTACAGAACaagtcaaaacaaaatacaacacCTACACAAAATATACCAGTTCCAAGACTTGTACCAGCAAAAAGTTCACCTAGCAACATAGTGCAAAATCAGACTCCAAATAATAAAGTGCCAATCAATGTACAACCCACATCTTTAAGGCCAGCAGCACCAAGACCAGAAAAAAGGCCTTTCTCTAAAAGTCAAACTGGTTCTGATACTGTTGACTTAACAGATGATGAGCCTCCAAACAAAGTGGTAACCAGACCTGGAAATCAAGCTGTACGAGTGATATCACCCCAAAATCTTATGCCACCACAGCGGGTTCCCATGGTGAATAGTCCTAGAAAAGTTTACATTCCAATAGGTAGTGGCCAGGTTGCCAATATTCGTCCTACGCAGCAAGGTTATATGGTTAAACCTGGTAATAATCAAA ATGTGAGACAAAGAGTTCCTGGCATGAGAAGGTTCCATCCAGCGCCATTACCTGAAAGTGGTAAACAGTACCAGGCACTTAGTTGGAAAGCAATACCACCTGCACCAGAGATAAAGCTGTCTAAAGTTGAAAATGGAATAGTAATATCTTGGAAATTAGATAGTTATAGAGAAGAGGTTCATGAAAACATTGCCAGTTATCAAATATACGCCTATCAAGAAACGCCATCTCCTCCTAGCACAAATTTGTGGAAGAAAATAGGAGATGTAAAGGCTTTACCACTGCCAATGGCATGCACATTGACACAATTTGTACCAGgctttaaatactattttgcAGTTAGAGCAGTTGACGTCAGATCGCGGCAAGGATCGTTTAGTAATCCTGGCAACATAATGCTTTTGAACAAATAG
- the LOC110992238 gene encoding activating transcription factor 7-interacting protein 2 isoform X2, with product MLAQAEESSVAEILSTPSTSSSRIRTLAPSFRLATISASTNQPDVSTLSSTGIADHNGDNLNDSFLSASTHDNRNVIVVQAKVIKTTDIWKCRKMQLIFDSDTDADIRKVNMAVINSENINEKFSSDRLLDKLSQNECVEDVKKSADDEVTSTDNIENNSDTGIDSIKNHAKIDTVFQDHTVKIENEEDSKNIIPEIVNNHEKSNLNTHSNESDKKGVLELKLPSELKENEENATPLIITLNDSLEKMDVDKDQESNAEISTINIEVSSIEQSSKNNIENKTLSERKIDLGNESVNAALPHSEDSPNKLNDHVKHDAVNINNNVDLIVESSNVKLDKSPKKEVAKCETFMPMAVSDENVKTDITQVTGETHVDTNTIEINDDSSQDDISQKEPSVNNSTSVSPTNKDDKLKGNNVSSLHTKNTKDELSKSSVKELGNLNEKDESVCITKKDANNLMNKPKIEEDKSLDSNVQSRSSIEQKKEIQVSLNSKLSNTLDILSDDDDNQVSGQNNDLQETIKQCINVEEDDDILLIDDEDTSSGEKKIPANNLSLIPAEDVKEILENNQVHSEVKLEKETNNLAVAKDMNESDVKDEKDTAESDTVKVKNEAEIPSPPPVKPLLPTNFLSLCKKNVSEMTRNDLEEFCIMKIVESVVDRGNIGDMKSQLKKMAVSLDDHRNKIKSITKQNQDLQVILRSVQEACRKNSLVTPLKITRSVGIQVVMAEKSKQKASSQNNAITTSPAKPVRSPSLQNKSKQNTTPTQNIPVPRLVPAKSSPSNIVQNQTPNNKVPINVQPTSLRPAAPRPEKRPFSKSQTGSDTVDLTDDEPPNKVVTRPGNQAVRVISPQNLMPPQRVPMVNSPRKVYIPIGSGQVANIRPTQQGYMVKPGNNQNVRQRVPGMRRFHPAPLPESGKQYQALSWKAIPPAPEIKLSKVENGIVISWKLDSYREEVHENIASYQIYAYQETPSPPSTNLWKKIGDVKALPLPMACTLTQFVPGFKYYFAVRAVDVRSRQGSFSNPGNIMLLNK from the exons ATGCTTGCACAAGCAGAAGAATCATCCGTGGCTGAGATTTTATCCACACCGTCAACTTCAAGTTCTCGAATAAGGACTTTAGCGCCATCATTTCGGTTAGCTACTATCAGTGCTAGTACAAATCAACCAGATGTCTCAACGCTGTCCAGTACTGGTATTGCTGATCATAATGGCGACAATTTAAACGATTCATTTTTATCTGCTTCAACACACGACAATCGCAACGTTATAGTTGTACAAGCTAAG gTCATTAAAACAACCGATATATGGAAATGCAGAAAAATGCAATTGATTTTCGATAGTGATACAGATGCCGACATCAGGAAAGTAAATATGGCAGTCATTAattcagaaaatattaatgaaaaattttcCAGTGACAGATTGCTCGATAAATTAAGTCAAAACGAATGTGTAGAAGATGTAAAGAAATCGGCTGATGATGAAGTCACCAGTACTgataatatagaaaacaaCTCGGATACGGGAATTGATTCGATTAAAAACCATGCTAAAATAGATACCGTATTTCAGGATCATAccgtaaaaatagaaaatgaagaagactcaaaaaatattattccagAAATAGTAAACAATCACGAAAAGTccaatttaaatacacatagCAATGAATCCGACAAAAAAGGTGTTCTTGAGCTTAAATTACCATcggaattaaaagaaa ATGAAGAAAATGCGACACcactaataataactttaaatgatAGCTTGGAAAAAATGGATGTTGATAAAGATCAAGAAAGCAATGCTGAAATTtctacaataaatattgaagtaaGTTCAATTGAACAGTCTTCCAAgaacaatattgaaaataaaacattgagtGAGAGAAAAATTGATTTAGGAAACGAATCGGTTAATGCAGCACTGCCGCACTCCGAAGACTcgccaaataaattaaatgatcatGTTAAACATGAtgcagtaaatattaataataatgtagatTTAATTGTAGAGAGTTCTAATGTTAAACTAGATAAGTCACCTAAAAAAGAAGTAGCAAAATGCGAAACATTTATGCCCATGGCCGTAAGCgatgaaaatgttaaaacagACATTACTCAAGTAACAGGTGAAACTCACGTAGACACAAACACTATTGAAATTAATGATGACAGTTCTCAGGACGATATAAGTCAAAAGGAACCCTCAGTTAACAATTCCACTTCAGTTTCTCCTACAAATAAAGATGATAAGCTAAAAGGAAATAATGTCTCGTCGCTTCatactaaaaatactaaagaCGAATTATCAAAAAGCAGCGTCAAAGAATTaggtaatttaaatgaaaaagacGAATCTGTTTGTATAACTAAGAAAGATGCCAATAATCTGATGAATAAACCGAAGATTGAAGAAGATAAATCTTTAGATAGTAATGTACAAAGTAGGTCATCTATAGaacaaaagaaagaaattcAAGTATCCCTTAATAGTAAGTTGTCTAAtactttagatattttatctgatgatgatgataatcAAGTAAGTGGACAAAATAATGATCTTCAAGAAACAATCAAACAATGTATTAATGTAGAAGAGGatgatgatattttattaattgatgaCGAAGACACCTCCAGCGGAGAAAAGAAAATCCCAGCAAATAACTTATCACTTATACCTGCAGAGGATGTTAAAGAAATACTAGAAAATAATCAAGTTCattcagaagtgaaacttgaAAAGGAAACCAATAATTTGGCGGTTGcaaaag ATATGAATGAATCAGATGTAAAGGATGAAAAAGATACAGCAGAATCTGATACAGTAAAGGTGAAAAATGAAGCAGAGATACCATCTCCTCCTCCAGTTAAACCTCTGTTGCCTACAAACTTTTTGTCACTATGCAAGAAAAACGTCTCTGAAATGACTCGGAATGATCTAGAAGAATTCTGTATTATGAAAATAGTGGAAAGCGTAGTTGATAGGGGTAACATCGGCGATATGAAAtcacaattaaagaaaatggCTGTATCTTTAGATGaccatagaaataaaattaagtcgattacaaaacaaaatcaagATCTCCAAGTAATTTTAAGATCGGTTCAGGAAGCATGCCGAAAAAATTCGTTAGTAACTCCATTAAAAATTACACGTTCTGTCGGTATTCAAGTCGTGATGGCCGAGAAGTCTAAACAAAAAGCTTCAAgtcaaaataatgcaataaCAACCTCGCCAGCAAAGCCCGTACGCTCTCCATCGCTACAGAACaagtcaaaacaaaatacaacacCTACACAAAATATACCAGTTCCAAGACTTGTACCAGCAAAAAGTTCACCTAGCAACATAGTGCAAAATCAGACTCCAAATAATAAAGTGCCAATCAATGTACAACCCACATCTTTAAGGCCAGCAGCACCAAGACCAGAAAAAAGGCCTTTCTCTAAAAGTCAAACTGGTTCTGATACTGTTGACTTAACAGATGATGAGCCTCCAAACAAAGTGGTAACCAGACCTGGAAATCAAGCTGTACGAGTGATATCACCCCAAAATCTTATGCCACCACAGCGGGTTCCCATGGTGAATAGTCCTAGAAAAGTTTACATTCCAATAGGTAGTGGCCAGGTTGCCAATATTCGTCCTACGCAGCAAGGTTATATGGTTAAACCTGGTAATAATCAAA ATGTGAGACAAAGAGTTCCTGGCATGAGAAGGTTCCATCCAGCGCCATTACCTGAAAGTGGTAAACAGTACCAGGCACTTAGTTGGAAAGCAATACCACCTGCACCAGAGATAAAGCTGTCTAAAGTTGAAAATGGAATAGTAATATCTTGGAAATTAGATAGTTATAGAGAAGAGGTTCATGAAAACATTGCCAGTTATCAAATATACGCCTATCAAGAAACGCCATCTCCTCCTAGCACAAATTTGTGGAAGAAAATAGGAGATGTAAAGGCTTTACCACTGCCAATGGCATGCACATTGACACAATTTGTACCAGgctttaaatactattttgcAGTTAGAGCAGTTGACGTCAGATCGCGGCAAGGATCGTTTAGTAATCCTGGCAACATAATGCTTTTGAACAAATAG
- the LOC110992238 gene encoding activating transcription factor 7-interacting protein 2 isoform X1 yields MGKTNAEHCRNYYRRKKAAKEAEKARQGLSVNKPIRKTGAERNRAYRLRKKMLAQAEESSVAEILSTPSTSSSRIRTLAPSFRLATISASTNQPDVSTLSSTGIADHNGDNLNDSFLSASTHDNRNVIVVQAKVIKTTDIWKCRKMQLIFDSDTDADIRKVNMAVINSENINEKFSSDRLLDKLSQNECVEDVKKSADDEVTSTDNIENNSDTGIDSIKNHAKIDTVFQDHTVKIENEEDSKNIIPEIVNNHEKSNLNTHSNESDKKGVLELKLPSELKEKVETECNEKDILRVNMSEVCNQKETVKTDIKNSSSFCSKEEIDEENATPLIITLNDSLEKMDVDKDQESNAEISTINIEVSSIEQSSKNNIENKTLSERKIDLGNESVNAALPHSEDSPNKLNDHVKHDAVNINNNVDLIVESSNVKLDKSPKKEVAKCETFMPMAVSDENVKTDITQVTGETHVDTNTIEINDDSSQDDISQKEPSVNNSTSVSPTNKDDKLKGNNVSSLHTKNTKDELSKSSVKELGNLNEKDESVCITKKDANNLMNKPKIEEDKSLDSNVQSRSSIEQKKEIQVSLNSKLSNTLDILSDDDDNQVSGQNNDLQETIKQCINVEEDDDILLIDDEDTSSGEKKIPANNLSLIPAEDVKEILENNQVHSEVKLEKETNNLAVAKDMNESDVKDEKDTAESDTVKVKNEAEIPSPPPVKPLLPTNFLSLCKKNVSEMTRNDLEEFCIMKIVESVVDRGNIGDMKSQLKKMAVSLDDHRNKIKSITKQNQDLQVILRSVQEACRKNSLVTPLKITRSVGIQVVMAEKSKQKASSQNNAITTSPAKPVRSPSLQNKSKQNTTPTQNIPVPRLVPAKSSPSNIVQNQTPNNKVPINVQPTSLRPAAPRPEKRPFSKSQTGSDTVDLTDDEPPNKVVTRPGNQAVRVISPQNLMPPQRVPMVNSPRKVYIPIGSGQVANIRPTQQGYMVKPGNNQNVRQRVPGMRRFHPAPLPESGKQYQALSWKAIPPAPEIKLSKVENGIVISWKLDSYREEVHENIASYQIYAYQETPSPPSTNLWKKIGDVKALPLPMACTLTQFVPGFKYYFAVRAVDVRSRQGSFSNPGNIMLLNK; encoded by the exons ATGGGTAAAACAAATGCGGAACATTGTAGAAACTATTACCGCCGAAAAAAAGCTGCCAAGGAAGCTGAAAAAGCCCGTCAAGGCTTGTCAGTAAACAAGCCAATAAGAAAAACAGGAGCAGAACGCAATCGTGCCTATAGGCTGCGAAAAAAAATGCTTGCACAAGCAGAAGAATCATCCGTGGCTGAGATTTTATCCACACCGTCAACTTCAAGTTCTCGAATAAGGACTTTAGCGCCATCATTTCGGTTAGCTACTATCAGTGCTAGTACAAATCAACCAGATGTCTCAACGCTGTCCAGTACTGGTATTGCTGATCATAATGGCGACAATTTAAACGATTCATTTTTATCTGCTTCAACACACGACAATCGCAACGTTATAGTTGTACAAGCTAAG gTCATTAAAACAACCGATATATGGAAATGCAGAAAAATGCAATTGATTTTCGATAGTGATACAGATGCCGACATCAGGAAAGTAAATATGGCAGTCATTAattcagaaaatattaatgaaaaattttcCAGTGACAGATTGCTCGATAAATTAAGTCAAAACGAATGTGTAGAAGATGTAAAGAAATCGGCTGATGATGAAGTCACCAGTACTgataatatagaaaacaaCTCGGATACGGGAATTGATTCGATTAAAAACCATGCTAAAATAGATACCGTATTTCAGGATCATAccgtaaaaatagaaaatgaagaagactcaaaaaatattattccagAAATAGTAAACAATCACGAAAAGTccaatttaaatacacatagCAATGAATCCGACAAAAAAGGTGTTCTTGAGCTTAAATTACCATcggaattaaaagaaaaagttgAAACTGAGTGCAACGAAAAAGACATTTTACGGGTGAATATGTCAGAAGTGTGCAATCAAAAAGAAACAGTCAAaactgatattaaaaattcatctTCATTCTGTTCTAAAGAAGAAATTGATGAAGAAAATGCGACACcactaataataactttaaatgatAGCTTGGAAAAAATGGATGTTGATAAAGATCAAGAAAGCAATGCTGAAATTtctacaataaatattgaagtaaGTTCAATTGAACAGTCTTCCAAgaacaatattgaaaataaaacattgagtGAGAGAAAAATTGATTTAGGAAACGAATCGGTTAATGCAGCACTGCCGCACTCCGAAGACTcgccaaataaattaaatgatcatGTTAAACATGAtgcagtaaatattaataataatgtagatTTAATTGTAGAGAGTTCTAATGTTAAACTAGATAAGTCACCTAAAAAAGAAGTAGCAAAATGCGAAACATTTATGCCCATGGCCGTAAGCgatgaaaatgttaaaacagACATTACTCAAGTAACAGGTGAAACTCACGTAGACACAAACACTATTGAAATTAATGATGACAGTTCTCAGGACGATATAAGTCAAAAGGAACCCTCAGTTAACAATTCCACTTCAGTTTCTCCTACAAATAAAGATGATAAGCTAAAAGGAAATAATGTCTCGTCGCTTCatactaaaaatactaaagaCGAATTATCAAAAAGCAGCGTCAAAGAATTaggtaatttaaatgaaaaagacGAATCTGTTTGTATAACTAAGAAAGATGCCAATAATCTGATGAATAAACCGAAGATTGAAGAAGATAAATCTTTAGATAGTAATGTACAAAGTAGGTCATCTATAGaacaaaagaaagaaattcAAGTATCCCTTAATAGTAAGTTGTCTAAtactttagatattttatctgatgatgatgataatcAAGTAAGTGGACAAAATAATGATCTTCAAGAAACAATCAAACAATGTATTAATGTAGAAGAGGatgatgatattttattaattgatgaCGAAGACACCTCCAGCGGAGAAAAGAAAATCCCAGCAAATAACTTATCACTTATACCTGCAGAGGATGTTAAAGAAATACTAGAAAATAATCAAGTTCattcagaagtgaaacttgaAAAGGAAACCAATAATTTGGCGGTTGcaaaag ATATGAATGAATCAGATGTAAAGGATGAAAAAGATACAGCAGAATCTGATACAGTAAAGGTGAAAAATGAAGCAGAGATACCATCTCCTCCTCCAGTTAAACCTCTGTTGCCTACAAACTTTTTGTCACTATGCAAGAAAAACGTCTCTGAAATGACTCGGAATGATCTAGAAGAATTCTGTATTATGAAAATAGTGGAAAGCGTAGTTGATAGGGGTAACATCGGCGATATGAAAtcacaattaaagaaaatggCTGTATCTTTAGATGaccatagaaataaaattaagtcgattacaaaacaaaatcaagATCTCCAAGTAATTTTAAGATCGGTTCAGGAAGCATGCCGAAAAAATTCGTTAGTAACTCCATTAAAAATTACACGTTCTGTCGGTATTCAAGTCGTGATGGCCGAGAAGTCTAAACAAAAAGCTTCAAgtcaaaataatgcaataaCAACCTCGCCAGCAAAGCCCGTACGCTCTCCATCGCTACAGAACaagtcaaaacaaaatacaacacCTACACAAAATATACCAGTTCCAAGACTTGTACCAGCAAAAAGTTCACCTAGCAACATAGTGCAAAATCAGACTCCAAATAATAAAGTGCCAATCAATGTACAACCCACATCTTTAAGGCCAGCAGCACCAAGACCAGAAAAAAGGCCTTTCTCTAAAAGTCAAACTGGTTCTGATACTGTTGACTTAACAGATGATGAGCCTCCAAACAAAGTGGTAACCAGACCTGGAAATCAAGCTGTACGAGTGATATCACCCCAAAATCTTATGCCACCACAGCGGGTTCCCATGGTGAATAGTCCTAGAAAAGTTTACATTCCAATAGGTAGTGGCCAGGTTGCCAATATTCGTCCTACGCAGCAAGGTTATATGGTTAAACCTGGTAATAATCAAA ATGTGAGACAAAGAGTTCCTGGCATGAGAAGGTTCCATCCAGCGCCATTACCTGAAAGTGGTAAACAGTACCAGGCACTTAGTTGGAAAGCAATACCACCTGCACCAGAGATAAAGCTGTCTAAAGTTGAAAATGGAATAGTAATATCTTGGAAATTAGATAGTTATAGAGAAGAGGTTCATGAAAACATTGCCAGTTATCAAATATACGCCTATCAAGAAACGCCATCTCCTCCTAGCACAAATTTGTGGAAGAAAATAGGAGATGTAAAGGCTTTACCACTGCCAATGGCATGCACATTGACACAATTTGTACCAGgctttaaatactattttgcAGTTAGAGCAGTTGACGTCAGATCGCGGCAAGGATCGTTTAGTAATCCTGGCAACATAATGCTTTTGAACAAATAG